The following nucleotide sequence is from Dehalogenimonas formicexedens.
CCGGGCGATTTTAGCACCAAATATTTATTTTTTCACGACGGGAGGCCGTTACGATTGGATGGGCTAAAACAACGAGAAAACGAGAGTTCGGTAGACTTGAATTCATGTCTCCCGTTGCCCTGAACAGGCGTTGTTGTTGTTTGCTGAGCCGCTACGCTGGCTGGTAACATAGGTGCATCTTAATTCTTCCGGCTTCCGCCGGGGCAAAATCGACTCCTGAGGGTTACAGCGCCGGGGCCGTTTTGTCTCTCAACGGAGATATATTTGGTCATAGACCCTGCGGCGAATTCAAACCACGCCGCCAAAATATGGGAGACGGCCCTGGGGGCGCTGGAATGCCAGTTGTCCCGCCCGAACTTCCGCACCTGGTACTCCAGGACCGCCGGCATCGCTTACGAAGGCGGGTGCTTCACTGTCGGCGTGCCCAACAGCTTCGTCGCTGAATACCTGGAGCAAAACCAGTGCTCGCTCATCGAAAAGACCCTGATGCGGCTGCTCCCGGGCAATAGTCTGCGTATCGCCTTCCAGGTTGCCGGAAGCGCCAAAGCATTGGCGGCTCCTCCAAAGGCGGAAGGCGCGCCGCAACGTGGGAACGGCTGCCGTTTCAATCCCCGGTACGATTTCGACACCTTTATCGTGGGCAGCGCCAACCGCCTGGCCCATGCCGCCGCCCTGTCCGCGGCTCAGCGCCCGGGTGAGGGTTACAACCCGCTGTTCATCCATGGCGGGTCGGGGCTGGGCAAAACCCATTTGCTCCAGGCTATCGGCCAGGCCGCCGAGCGCGCCGGCAAGACCGTCCGTTACGTCTCCGGGGAGCAGTTCACCTCGGAATTCGTGGCGGCTTTGAAAGACCGGCGGGCGGATGAATTCCGTGAAAAATACCGCGCCGTGGACGTCCTGCTGGTCGACGATGTCCAGTTCATCGCCGGCAAGGCCCAGACTGAGGAAACTTTCTTCCACACCTTCAACGAACTCCACAACTCCGGCCGCCAGATTGTCCTTTCCGCCGATTCCCCGCCTCGGGCCATCATACAGATGGAAGACCGGCTGCGCTCGCGCTTCGAATGGGGATTGACCGCGGAGATAGCTCCGCCAGACGAGAAAATGCGCCTTTCGATCCTAAAAGCCAGGGCGGAGGAGGCCGGCGCCGAGTTGACCCCTGACGTCCTTGATTATATGGCCTCCGAAGTCATTCGCAACATCAGGGAACTCGAGGGGAATCTGAACAGGGTTATCGCCTATTCCAGGCTGCTGCGATCGGTCATTACCCCGGACATGGCGCGGCGGGCCCTCAAAAACCTGACTGATGCCGTTGAGGAAAAACCCTCGGAGCCTCAAAAGCTGCTGGCGACGGTGGCCGAATGTTTTGAATTGACCGTCGATGATATCCTCGGCCGGAAGCGCGACAAAGAGACCGCCGCCGCGCGCCAGGTGGCCATGTACGTCATGAAAAACCAGAAGCTGTGGTCGTTGGGCGAGATTGGCAAACTGGTCGGCGACCGCACCGCCGCCACCGTGTCTCACGCCTGTGACAAGATCGGGCAGGAAGCCGAATACAACCCGCTGTTGAAGCGGAAATTGAATGATATCGAACAACGCCTGACAAGGGAATAAACCCGTGGCCGTAGGGGCGACGCAGGCGTCGCCCAACAATGCCTGGATGGAATGTTGTTATTGCTTTGGCGGGAATGACAAAAGGGAGTCAGGGCGCCGCCAGTCCCCCCGCCACCAGCAGCTCCCGGTTTTTCATAATCTCGCTGGTCCGGCCGTCGGCGAGGATTTTACCTCTTTTCATGATGACCAACCGGGGGCACAGCGCCTCGATGAGTTCCAGGTCGTGAGACACCACAATCTTGGTGACATCGAGCGATTTCAGGAGATTGATCAATCCCCACTTTGCCGCCGGATCCAGGTTGGACGATGGCTCGTCGAGGGCCAGAACTTCCGGACTCATCGAGAGCACCGAGGCCAGAGCGATGCGCTTCTTCTCGCCGAGGCTCAGATGGTGGGAACTCCGCTTTTCATAATCGGGTAGTCCGACAGCCTCCAGCGACTGTCCGACGCGCTTTCTAACCTCGGTTTCGGAAAGCCCCATGTTGATCGGCCCGAAAGCGACGTCATCGAAGACCTCGGGACAGAAAAGCTGGTCGTCCGGGTTCTGAAAGACCACTCCGACTTTGGCGCGTATGTTTTTCAGGTTGGCGGCCACAACCGGGATGCCGGAGATTTTCACCGCTCCGTTGGCGCCGTGGATGATGCCGTTCAGATGCATCAGGAGGGTCGATTTGCCGGCGCCGTTGGCCCCGGCGATAGCGACGCTTTCGCCACGTTCGATGGCGAGGCTGACGCCTTCGAGGGCTTTGCGGCCGTCGGGGTAGGCGTAAGTCAGGTTATCGAAAGCCACCACCGCTTCAGTCATCGGATCAGGCTCCAAGCCAGGGGCAGCAGCATCAATAAGGCCAGCGCGATTCCGGTAACGACATCGACCGTGTTCAACGCCATGTTGTCGAGAGTCCGGGACCGCCCGTCGAAACCCCGCGCCGCCATCGCGGCGTAAACGCGCTCTCCCCGCTCGTAGGAACGGACGAACAGGCTGCCGATCATGGAGCCGACGGTCTTGGCCTGAAACCCGGTCGACGGACTGCCAACGGAACGCGAGTCCCGGGCGTTCTTCATCCGCAGCACCTCGTCCATCAGCAGGAACAGGTAGCGGTACATGAAAGAGAGGATCATGACGATGACTTTAGGCGCTCCCAGTCTTTCGATGCCCTTCAGGAGGGCGGGCAGGGAGGTGGTCGAAGTGAGCACGATTAAGGCGAGCACAGAGAGCCAGCTCCGCGCCAGCAGCGTCCCGATGAACGCTAACCCGCCGTCGGTGATTCCAAGGTGCCAGCCGAAAATGTTCAGGCTGGACAACTCGATCCCGGGACGGGTGAAAACATTGACCATGCCCAGGAGCAACACGAACGGCAGGATTATCATCGAGCGCTTCAGAACATAGCCCAGGGGTAGTTTCGAAATGGCAAGGACCGCCACGAGAATGCCGAAATACGCCGCAAACGCCAGCCAGCTTCCCGCGGGGGTGACGATGATAGCGATAATGAACAAAAGAGACAACAGGAATTTCACCCGCGGATCGCGCCAGTGGACCGGGCTGTCGAGGTGGCTGTACTGGTCTAAAAAGCTGTGTCTCATATCATTCCATTTTCCTCGCCCTCTACTAAACAACCCTTCAGTTTTATTCCCTCTCCTTCTGGGAGAGGGTCAAGGGTGATGGCGTGGGAAAGGAACTGAAGAGCCTGCACCGAGCGTAGCGGATGTGAGAGGGTGATCAGGTTCGTTTCCTGGAAATTAATCGACCGATAAAATAGACGACCCCGAATACCACCAGGACCCCCAGCCACCCGGCTACGATCGTGGCCAGTGTCTCGTTGTGGATGCCCGGGAACAGGTATCCGGCGACGACCTGGAAAGGCGATTTGGCGGCTTGGTCGATGAAGCCCTGCTGCCCCGCGACTTTTTCCAGGCCATCCGGTGACTTCGAAGCCAGAGGCGATATTGTTGCCAGTAGAAGCGCAAACCCCAGGCCGAGAAGCCACCACTTTCTGTAATTCATATCCGTTCCATCTGCAGCACGTCGGCGCGCGATGCCATGACCGCCGAAACGACAAGGACGGTAATCAACCCTTCGCCGGCGCCGATGAGCGCGTGAACGCCGAGCATCGCCGGTCCGACGACAGCGAAAGGCGAGGCTCCCGAAGCCGCCAGTTCGAAGGCCGCCGCCAGCGCCGAGAACATAACGGAAGTCCATCCCGCCGCCGCGCCCCCGATGAGCTTGCCGCGGCGGGTGTCCGGCAGGATTTTGGTCACGAGGCGGTAGATGAGATATGAGCCGAAAACGGCGATGATGCCCATGTTCAGGATGTTGGCCCCGAGCGAGGCTAGCCCGCCGTCCTGGAAAATGAGCGCCTGGGCGATTAGCACCGCGGACATGATGATGACCCCGGCCCAGGGGCCGATCAGGATGGCGCACAGCGCCGCCCCTATAAGATGGCCGGAGGTTCCCCCAGCCACCGGGAAATTGAGCATCTGCGCGGCGAAGATGAACGCCGCCAGCATGCCCATCAGCGGCACCTGCTTCTCGCCGATCTTTTTGGCAGCCACTTTAACCGCCAGGCCGACCGTACCGGCAGACACCGCGCCGGTGGCGGCGAGGGTAGGGACATTTAAGAATCCGTCCGGAATATGCATGTTTAAATCCGAAATACTAAATCCGAAATTCGAAACAAACCCGGAATTCAAGAGTCGAAGGCCCGAAATTCATATTGTGTTTTGAATTTGGATATTTGATCATTTGAATTTGTTTCGGGTTTCGATATTCGTGCTTCGTGCTTATCTACACTCGGCGCACAGACCGGTGATTACATGGTGATGAAGGTCGGCGGCAAAGCCATGTTTCTCCAGCAGGCTTTT
It contains:
- the cbiQ gene encoding cobalt ECF transporter T component CbiQ — protein: MRHSFLDQYSHLDSPVHWRDPRVKFLLSLLFIIAIIVTPAGSWLAFAAYFGILVAVLAISKLPLGYVLKRSMIILPFVLLLGMVNVFTRPGIELSSLNIFGWHLGITDGGLAFIGTLLARSWLSVLALIVLTSTTSLPALLKGIERLGAPKVIVMILSFMYRYLFLLMDEVLRMKNARDSRSVGSPSTGFQAKTVGSMIGSLFVRSYERGERVYAAMAARGFDGRSRTLDNMALNTVDVVTGIALALLMLLPLAWSLIR
- a CDS encoding PDGLE domain-containing protein yields the protein MNYRKWWLLGLGFALLLATISPLASKSPDGLEKVAGQQGFIDQAAKSPFQVVAGYLFPGIHNETLATIVAGWLGVLVVFGVVYFIGRLISRKRT
- a CDS encoding energy-coupling factor ABC transporter permease, producing the protein MHIPDGFLNVPTLAATGAVSAGTVGLAVKVAAKKIGEKQVPLMGMLAAFIFAAQMLNFPVAGGTSGHLIGAALCAILIGPWAGVIIMSAVLIAQALIFQDGGLASLGANILNMGIIAVFGSYLIYRLVTKILPDTRRGKLIGGAAAGWTSVMFSALAAAFELAASGASPFAVVGPAMLGVHALIGAGEGLITVLVVSAVMASRADVLQMERI
- the dnaA gene encoding chromosomal replication initiator protein DnaA, which codes for MVIDPAANSNHAAKIWETALGALECQLSRPNFRTWYSRTAGIAYEGGCFTVGVPNSFVAEYLEQNQCSLIEKTLMRLLPGNSLRIAFQVAGSAKALAAPPKAEGAPQRGNGCRFNPRYDFDTFIVGSANRLAHAAALSAAQRPGEGYNPLFIHGGSGLGKTHLLQAIGQAAERAGKTVRYVSGEQFTSEFVAALKDRRADEFREKYRAVDVLLVDDVQFIAGKAQTEETFFHTFNELHNSGRQIVLSADSPPRAIIQMEDRLRSRFEWGLTAEIAPPDEKMRLSILKARAEEAGAELTPDVLDYMASEVIRNIRELEGNLNRVIAYSRLLRSVITPDMARRALKNLTDAVEEKPSEPQKLLATVAECFELTVDDILGRKRDKETAAARQVAMYVMKNQKLWSLGEIGKLVGDRTAATVSHACDKIGQEAEYNPLLKRKLNDIEQRLTRE
- a CDS encoding energy-coupling factor ABC transporter ATP-binding protein, producing the protein MTEAVVAFDNLTYAYPDGRKALEGVSLAIERGESVAIAGANGAGKSTLLMHLNGIIHGANGAVKISGIPVVAANLKNIRAKVGVVFQNPDDQLFCPEVFDDVAFGPINMGLSETEVRKRVGQSLEAVGLPDYEKRSSHHLSLGEKKRIALASVLSMSPEVLALDEPSSNLDPAAKWGLINLLKSLDVTKIVVSHDLELIEALCPRLVIMKRGKILADGRTSEIMKNRELLVAGGLAAP